The Tautonia plasticadhaerens nucleotide sequence CCAGGTCCGCCCGCCGGAGCCTCAGGGCGTTGCCGACGACCGACACCGAGCTGACGCTCATCGCAGCGGCGGCGAGCATTGGGTTCAGCAGCAGGCTGGCCGAGATCGGGTAGAGCACCCCGGCGGCGACCGGCACGCCCAGCGCGTTGTAGACGAAGGCGAAGAAGAGGTTCTGCCGGATGTTCCGCATCGTGCGACGGCTCAGCTTCACCGCCTTGACGATGCCCCGCAGGTCGCCCCGGACCAGGGTCACGCCCGCCGACTCGATGGCCACGTCGATGCCCGTCCCCATGGCGATCCCCACGTCGGCCGCCGCCAGCGCCGGGGCGTCATTGATCCCGTCGCCGGCCATCACCACCCGACGGCCCTCGGACCGCAGGGCCACGACCCGATCGTGCTTCTCCTCCGGCCGGACCCCGGCCCGGAACTCGTCGATGCCCAGCGTCTCGGCCACGGTCCGGGCCGTCGCCTCGTCGTCGCCGGTGAGCATGATGATCCGCAGGCCGAGGTCGTGCAGGGAACGGACCGCCTCGGCCGTCGTGCCCTTGATCGGGTCGGCGACGGCCAGCAGCCCGGCGAATCGCCCATCGACGGCCACGTGCACGACGGTCCGGCCCTGACGCCGCAGGGCGTCAGCCCGCTCCTCCAGCGGGCCGAGGTTGTGGATCCCGGCCTCGGCCAGCAGCGGGCGGTTGCCGACCCGGACCTCCCGGCCCTCGACCCGGCCGACGACGCCGCCCCCGGTCACCGAGTCGAATCCCTCCACGGCCGGGACGGCGAGGCCCCGCCCCTCGGCCCCCTCGACGACGGCCCGGGCCAGCGGGTGCTCGCTGTTTCGTTCCACCCCGGCGGCGAGCCGGAGCAGGTCGGCCTCCGAGAACCCCCCGGCCGGCTCGCATTCGGTCAGGCTCGGCCGCCCCTCGGTCAGCGTGCCGGTCTTGTCGACGACGACCGTATCGACCTTCTCCAGCGTCTCCAGGACCTCGGCGTCCTTGATCAGGATGCCCTCCCTGGCCCCCCGGCCGACGCCGACCATGATCGACATCGGCGTGGCCAGCCCCAGGGCGCAGGGGCAGGCGATGATCAGCACGGCCACGGCGTTGACCAGGGCCCAGGCCAGGGCCGGCTGATCCGGGGCGGCGATCATCCAGGCGAGGAAGGTGAGGACGGCGATCCCGACGACGGCGGGGACGAAGTAGCCGGCCACGAGGTCGGCGAGCCGCTGGATCGGCGCCCGGCTGCGCTGGGCGTCGGCGACCATGGCCACGATCTGCGAGAGGACCGTCTCCCGGCCGACCTTCTCGGCCTCCATGAGGAACGAGCCGGTCCGGTTGACCGTGCCGCCGATGAGCGGGTCGCCGGGCCGCTTCTCGACCGGCATCGGCTCTCCGGTGAGCATCGACTCGTCGACGGCGCTGCGGCCCTCGGACAGGCGGCCGTCCACCGGGATCTTCTCGCCGGGCCGGACCCGCAGGGTGTCGCCGTGCCGGACCACCTCCAGGGCCACCTCCTTCTCCTCGTCGTCCCGGACGATCCGGGCGGTGGGCGGGGCCAGCGAGAGCAGCTCCCGGATGGCCCCGCCGGTGCGACGCCTGGCCCGCAGCTCGAGCACCTGTCCCAGGAGGACCAGCGTGACGATCACGGCCGCCGACTCGAAGTAGACCTCCAGCCGGCCGTGGTGCCGGGGGGCCTGGGGGATTAGGCCGGGGGCCAGCACGGCGACGAGGCTGTAGGTGTAGGCCGCCCCGGTGCCCAGGGCGATGAGCGTGAACATGTTGAGATGGCCGGTGACGACGGACCGCCCGCCCCGCTCGAAGAACGGCCAGCCGGCCCAGAGGACCACCGGCGTGGTGAGGGCCAGTTGCAGCCAGAGCTGGGCCGTCGTCCCGCCCCAGCGGTCCGTCGGCACGCCGAGCATCGGCAGCATGGCGAGCAGCACCACGGGGACCGTCAGGGCGACGGCGACCCGGAATCTCCGGGTCATGTCCCGCAGCTCGGAGTCGTCCTCGGCCGACCCCGGGCCGACGGACTTCGGCTCCAGGGCCATGCCGCAGATCGGGCAGGGGCCGGGCCGATCCCGCTCGATCTCGGGGTGCATCGGGCAGGTGTAGACGACGGGCCGGCCCTCCGGTGCGGGCTCCCGGCGGTCGTGGTGCTGGTCGAGCGGGGCGTGCCCGGCCGGCTCGCCGTCGGCGAGGAACCTCCGGAGGCAATGCTCGCTGCAGAAGTAATGGGTCCGCCCGTCCCGCTCGGCGACGAGCCCGCCCGACTCGTCCACGGTCATGCCGCAGACCGGATCGATCGCCATGGTCTCGTACTCCCTCCCGTGATCGCCGGGGCGCCCCGGCATGGTGATGTCCCGGTCCCCGAGCACCCGGACGGGGCCGGGATGACCTGCCGCGGGGGCGACGGGGCGTTCCTCTTCACGGGCCGTCGCAGCGATCGGCCCGAGTCGTCCTCACGACGGAGACTTCGCGTGCCGCTTGCCTCGGCCGCCCGCCGCCCCCTGAGGATCGCCGGTCGTCGTCGTTGCCTCGTCCGGACGGTCGATCGTCGCCAGGATCGGGCAGTCCTCGGCGGGGCCGTGCCCGTGGCAGGTCCGCTCCAGGGCCAGCAGCACGTCCTTGATCCGCAGGAGGTCACGGACCTTGGCCTCGATGTCCTCGACCTTGCCCCGCACCCGCTCCCGTACGTCCGAGCGGGTCGCCGCCGGGTCGTGCCGCAGATCCAGCAGCTCGGCGATCTCCTTCAGGGTGAAGCCGAGTTCCTTGGCCCGGCGGATGAAGCGGAGCCGGTCCACCACGCCCTCGTCGTACTGCCGGTAGCCGGAGGCCCGCCGTTCGGGCTCGTGCAGGAGCCCCTGCCGCTCGTAGAAGCGGACGGTCTCCACGCCGACGCCGGCCCGGCGGGCGACATTTCCGATGGTCAAGGGCTTCTCCATCGCACGACCTCCCGAGAGGCGTCCTCGTCGAGCTACGGACATTATCGACCCCGTACCATACTACAGGGTCAAGGGGCATCCCGGATTCCATCTCCACGGCCACGCCCTCGATCCCTCGCCCCGCCCATCATCCCGGATCGTGTCCGTTGGCACCTGCGGGGCGGGATCGTCTCCCTCGACAAGGTCGACACGCTCGGCGGGGGCCCGGTCTTCGGGACGAAGGACATGCGGCCGGGGGTCCAGCTCGCCCTGCTCAAGATGATCGAGGGGGCGGTCGCCAACGTGCCGCCGAGCGGCGGGCCGAAGCGGCCGATGGAGGCCCGCATCCCGTCCGACACGACGAACGTCCTGTTCATCCGCGGCGGGGCCTTCGTCGGCCTGGTCGAGATCATCTCCCGCAGGGCGGGCCGTCGGGCCTCCTCCGGGTTCGACCTGCTGGACTCGGCGCTCCACGACGAGGCGACCGACCCGCTCCACCACGTCCTGCCCGAAGGATCGGAGAAGTTCGGGCTGATCTTCGGCTACTGGGGCGCCTGCCGGTCATGCCTACGCTGGACGATCTCGCCGTGGAAGATCTGGTGCGAATCCTCAAGGAGGCGACGCACCCTCTCCTCGGACAGTGCAAAACGCTGCTGAAGTACCGCCACGCCGACCTGTCGTTTTCCGACGGGGCGATCCGGGAGATCGCCCGGCTCGCCCACGAGCGGGGCACGGGGGCCGGGGGCTTGCGGACGATCGGCTACCTCAAGGCTCGGGGGTCCGTACCGCCGGAGCAGGGGCCCGTGCCCAGGAAGCGAGGGCCGCCGGGGCGGGCACGGACGAGGAGCTGATCGGCCACATCCGCCGAGTGCTCTCCGAGAGCCCGTTCCACGGCGAGGGCTATCGCAAGGTCTGGGCGAGGTTCGGGCACCGGGGCATCCGCACGGCCTCCGAGCGGGTGCGGCGGCTGATGCGGGAGCACCACCTCCAGGCCCCCGGCGGGCCGGCGACCCGCGCGGCCCTGAGGCCCACGACGGCGTCATCATCACCGAGGAGCCGGACACGATGTGGGACACCGACATGACGACCATCGCCACCACGGGCGAGGGATTGGCCCGTGCCTTCGTGGCCGTCGACCACTGCACTTGCGAGTGTGGCCGTCGACCACTGCACTTGCGAGTTCGTCGGCCGGCACATGGCCAAGGGCGGCAACCGGTTCGAGGCGTTGGAGCCGCTGCGGCAGGGGGCGCGGGGGCACTTCGGCGGGTTCGACCGGGGGGTCGCCGAGGGGCTGGCGATCCGCCACGACCACGGCAGTGCGTCCATGGGCGACGACTTCCAGCGGGAGCTGACCTTCCTCGGCATGGAAAGTTCGCCGGGCTTCGTGCGGGAGCCGGGGGGCGACGGCTGCGCCGAGCGGTTCATCCGCACCCTCAAGGAGGACCTCCTCCGGGTGCGGACGTTCGCCACAATGGCGGAGCTGGCCGAGGCGTTGAGCGAGTTCAAGCGGACCTGCGACGGGCGGTGGCTGATCCGCCGTCATGGCCACCGCCCGCCCGGCCAGGTGCGACGTGACTTCCTCGGTAGCGTCCCAGCAGCGGCATGAGTACCATCAAGCAAGTCCCCGTCCAGAGAACCCAATGACCATACAGGGTTGACACCCGCCCCCAGGATCGCTACTTTGCATTGCAAAGAAAGACGGTCTTCGTCAACGCCCGGGTGACCGCGATGGAACTCCACGAGGCCCTGCGCCAGATCGCCGACATCCGACACCAGATGGCGCTCGGCACGGTCTATCGCGGCTACCGGGCGATGACGGTCGGCGCCTCCGGCGTGCTGGCCCTGCTGGCCGCGGCGATCCAGCCGCGATGGGTCCCGGAGCCCGAAGGCGACCTGGGACGCTATCTCGGCCTGTGGGTCGGCGCCGCCGCCGCCAGCCTGGTCGCGGCGGGGGTGGAGATGTCCCGGAGGGCTTGGGGGCACGGCCCGGGGCTGGCGCGGCGGATGACGCTGCTGGCGGCCGAGCAGTTCCTGCCCTGCGTCGCCGTCGGGGCCCTCCTCACCACCTGCATCGCCCGCGGGGCGCCGGACGCGGCCTGGATGCTGCCGGGCCTGTGGGCGCTGGTCTTCAGCCTCGGCATCTTCGCCTCGCACCGGCTCCTCCCCCGGCCGGTGGGGTGGGTCGGGGTCTATTACGCCCTGTGCGGGTGCGGCTGCCTGGCGTGGGGTCGGGGCGAGCACGCGCTGGCCCCCTGGCTGATGGGGATCACGTTCGGCGGCGGCCAGTTGCTGGGCGCGGCGATCCTACACTGGACCCTGGAGCGGACCGATGTCACGCAAGGACCAGGCTGAGGGCCCGGACTCTGGGGCGGGCCGCTTCTCCTACGAGGGGCTCGACCGCGTCCTGCACGAGCGGGCCCGGCTGGGCATCCTGGCCTCCCTCGCCGCCCACTCCGGGGGGCTGCTGTTCAACGACCTGAAGCAGCTCTGCGCCCTGACCGACGGCAACCTCAGCCGGCACCTGGCCGTGCTGGGCGAGGCGGGGCTGGTCGAGGTCTGGAAGGGGGCCTCGGGGCCCCGGCCGCAGACGATGTACCGGCTCACCCCCGACGGCCGGCGGCGGTTCGCCGAGTACATCAGCGTCCTGGAGCGGGTCGTCGCCGATGCCCAGGTGGAAGCGCTGCCGAGGGCCGGCCGGGGACGCTATCCGGAAGGCTGGTCCCCCGCGTGACTTCGCCTCTCTTTTTTTGTCCGTTCGCTTTGCGTCGCAAAGCAGACAGCGTGATGGAGTGACCCGACCGTGGATGTCATCCGGGCCGAGGAGATGGGGATGTGCTTCGGCGTCAGGGACGCGCTGAAGGTCGTCGATGCGATCCGCGATCCCTCGCGGGTCACGATCCACGGCGAGCTGGTCCACAACCCGGTGGTCACCCGGCGGCTGGCCGGGGCGGGGTTCCGCCAATCGCCCGAGGGCGACCGCGAGTTCCCCGCGCCGACCCCGCTGGTCCTGATCACGGCGCACGGCGTCAGCGACGCCGAGCGGCGGCGGCTGGAGGCCGCGGGCAAGGGGCTGATCGACGCGACCTGCCCGCTGGTCCGTCGCGTCCACGAGGCCGCCAGGGCCCTGGAGGCCGAGGGGCGGCACGTCCTGCTGATCGGCAAGCCCGGCCACGTCGAGGTGCGGGGCGTCGTCGAGGACCTGGGGCGCTGCGACGTGATCGGGGCCGCGGATCAGGTCCGCTGCTACGAGAGCCGGCGGCTGGGGATCGTCTGCCAGACGACCATGCCGCCGGATGTGGTCGACGAGGCCTGCGACCGCATCCGGCGACTCAACCCGCGGGCGGACATCCGCCTGGTCGACACGGTCTGCCTGCCGACCCGGATGCGTCAGCGGGCGATGCTCGACCTGCTCCGGCGCGTGGATGCCGTCGTCGTCGTGGGCGGCCGGAACTCGAACAACACGAGGCGCCTGGTCGACCTCTGCCGGCAGCACCGGACCCCGGCCCATCAGGTCGAATCCGCGAGCGACCTGGAGCCGGGCTGGTTCGCGGGCGTCGACACGGTCGGGCTGACGGCGGGGACCTCGACACTGGACGAGTCGATCGACGAGGTCCACCGTGCCCTGGAGCGGATCGGGATCATGCAGCAGGCGGGGGAGTGACCGTCATGGGGATGTCCACGATGCCGCGGACGATGCGCATCGCCCCGCCTCCCGACTCCGACTTCGAGGCCGGTCCCGGGCTGCGGCGCCCCGATACGCTGATCGTCCCTGCCGACCCCGAGGACCCGGACGCCGACTCCGACACGCACGCGTCCGGAGATCCTCGCAGGCCGTCGAACCATCTCATCGAGGAGGCCGGGGCATGGTGAGGCGGGTGGGGCTGGGGCCGGTCTTCGCGTTCGAGTGGCTGACGGCCTCGCGGCGCTGGCAGGGCTATGCGCTGCGCTCGTCGCTGGTCCTGCTACTCCTGCTCGGCCTGGCGGGCGTCTGGCTGGGGAGCCACGGCGGGTCGGGGGACCTGTCGATCGGGCAGTGGGCCGAGGTCGGCCGGGGGTTCTATGCGGTCACGTCGCTGATCCTGCTCGGGCTGGTCGGCCTGGCGGCGCCGGCGGCCACGGCCGGGGCGATCTGCCTGGACAAGGCCCGGGGAAATCTCACCCTGCTCTTCGCGACCGACCTGAGCGACGCCGAGATCGTGCTGGGCAAGCTGGCGGCCCGACTAGTGCCGGTGCTCGGCCTGATCGCCTGCGCCGCCCCGGTGCAGGCGCTGGCGACGCTGCTCGGGGGCGTCGATCCGATGGTGCTCTTCGGTGCGACCCTGGTCTGCCTGGCCTGCGCCGCCTTCGGCTGCACGCTGGCCCTGACGCTGTCTGTCTGGGGGCAGAAGACGCACGAGGTGCTGTTGGCGACCTACGCCTTAGGCATCCTCTACCTGCTGGCGGCACCGGCCTGGATCGCCCTGTCCCCGATGTTGCCCGGGTGGGCCCGGCCGGCCTGGCTGCCGGGCAACCTGGCCCTGCTGCCCTACAACCCCATCGTCCTCGTGCTCGCCCCGCTGAATGCCGCGCCGCTGGTGCCGATCGGGCTGGGGGCGCAGGCCCGGTTCTGCACGCTCGGCCTGCTGACCTCGGCGCTGCTGGCCGCCGCGGCGACCTGGCGGATGCGGGCGGTGGTCATTCGCCAGGCCTGCTGGGAGGAGGCGGCGCGCCGGGCGGGCCGCCGGACCTGGACCCGCCGGGGCCCGATCGCCCGGCTCGCTCGCCTGCTGCCGTCGCCGTCGCTCGACGGCAACCCGGTGCTCTGGCGCGAGTGGCATCGGCGGCGGCCGTCGCGCTGGTCGGTCGCCGTCTGGGGCACCTTCGGCCTGCTCTCGGGCGGCTTCAGCCTCTGGGCGATCGTCGAGGCGGTCGACGGCGGCGGGCCGGGACCCGGCGAGATGAGCGCGGTGCTCAACGGCCTCCAGGTGGCCGCCGGGCTGCTGCTGCTAAGCGTCTCGGCCGCGACGAGCCTGGCCGAGGAGCGCCAGCGAGGCAGCCTCGACGTGCTGCTGGCCACCCCGCTATCGACCCGGTCGATCGTCCTGGGCAAGTGGTGGGGCGCCTTCCGGGGCGTCCCGCCGCTGGCGGTGTTGCCGACGCTCGTCGCCGCGGCCCTGACGACGCACACCGGGTTCGCCCCCGGCCCGGTGCTGATCGGTGGCCTGGTCGTCGCCTACGGCGCCGCGCTGACGAGCCTGGGCCTGACCCTGGCCACCTGGCTGCCCCGGATGGACCGGGCCATCGGCCTGACCGCCGGGGCTTACGTGGTCGTGACGATCGCGGCCGTCCCCGCCGGGATGGCCTTCTTTGGCGAAGGCCCCGGCGAGGCCGGCCCCGGCGTCGCCTCGGCCAGCCCGTTCTGGGGCGTCGGCTTCTCCAGCGCCCTGTTCGGCGGGAAGGGCGGGCAGGGGCAGGAGATCGGGGAGCATGCCGGCTGGCTCGCCTTCTGGATCGGCGCCTATGGCCTGGTATCGCTCTTCCTGCTGCTGGCGACGTTGAAGACGTTCAACCGCTGCCTCGGCCGGATCGACGACCCGTCGCCCGACGAGGGTCCCTGCTCGCGCCTCGCCCGCACGCCCTCGGCCACTCTCCCAGACGCAAGGCCAGTGCCCGACCTCGACCTCCGATCCCGCCCGGCCGACCAGCCGGCGTCTGACCATTGAAGCCCGGCTCGCCCACCGACGGACCGGGACGCCCCGCCCCGGCCGGTAGCCGGGCGTGCCGACGGCGTGCCGGGACAAGCTGCCAGGGACCACAGACCGGGGCAGTAGCCGTTCACGGGCGCGATTGCTTTGCGTTGTAGGCTCGTAGAATCGGGAGCATGAACCCCCATCCTTCGATCCCCGAATCGCTCTGGAACACTGTCCCGCCGCAAGCCCAGGCGGCCATCTTGGCCGTCATCGCCTCCCTGGAGAAGCGGGTCACTGACCTGGAAGCCCGGCTCAACCAGGACTCCACCGCCTCTTCCAGGCCGCCCTCGTCCGATCCGCCCTCCGCGAAGGTCAAGCGGCGGCCTCCGGCCCCGCCGACCGAGCGCAAGCGGGGTGGCCGGCCGGGCCACAAGCGGCATACCGGGGCGTTGGCCCCCCCCGAGCAGCTCCGCGCGACCTTCGAGGTCAAGCCGACGCACTGCGGTGGCTGCGGCTCGCCGCTCCAGGGCGAAGACCCCGAGCCGGTGCGGCACCAGGTCGCCGAGATCCCGCCGATCCGCCCCGACGTCGATGAATTCCGCCTCCATCGAATGACTTGTCCCGGATGCGGGGCCATGACCCGGGCGGGACTTCCCGCGGGCGTGCCGACCGGGCCGTTCGGACCGCGCCTGCGGGCGATCCTGGCGATGTTCGCCGGCTCCTGCCGCCTGGCCAAGCGGCCGATCCCGCAACCGGTGTCCGACCTGTTCGGGCTGGATGTCTCGCCGGGCATGATCTCGAAGCCGGAGCGGCAGGCCGCCGCCGTGCTCGCGCCGGTGGTCGCCGAGGTAGCCGCCGCGATCGAGGCGGCGCCGTCGCCCACATCGACGAGACGTCGTGGCCCGAGGCCAATGCGAAGGCGTGGCTCTGGGTCGGCCTAGCCGACGACCTGACCGCCCCCACGATTGCCGACAACCGGGGTGCCGGCGTGGCCCGCTCGATCCTCGGGACCGACGAGACGAAGGTCGTCATCAGTGACCGGTTCCCCAGCTACGACCGGATCGAGCAGCACCTGTATTGCTGGTCGCACCTCTGCCGGGATTTCCAGGCGATGATCGATCGTCGCGACGAGGGATCGGCGATCGGGTCGGAGTTGCTCGGGGCCTCGAACCGCCTGTTCCATCGGTGGCACACGTACCGGGACGGGGCGATTGCCTGGAGCATGGTCCTGGGCTACACCCGCCCGATCCGGTGAGGCGTCCGACAGGCGCTTCGCCGGGGTCCATCCTGCGGCAGCTCGAAGACGGCGGCGACATGACGGATGTTGCTGGAGGGGGAGGAGCACCTGTGGACCTTCCTCCGGGTGCGGGCGATCGCAGCGGATCGTGGAGCCGATCCTGTTCGACCCGAAGCCCTGGACGACCTATGTCGTCACCGATGAGGCGGTGCGGGGCGAGAAGGTCCGGGTGCTCGGATGCGGCGGTCTGCCCAAGGTTGCCCCGCTGCAGGCACGGGTCGCACGACGCTCGGCGGGAGGCTGATCCTCCCGTCCGGGGCGTCGTGGAACGGTGATCCCGGCGCCGATACCGCCCCGGCCCCGGAACCGTTGAAGGCTGCCGTATGATGGTCGGGGGAGGAGGGCCGGCGGCCACCCAGGCAATGCTCAGCCCCGGCGGACTGGCCTTGCGAGCGGCGGGCGACGGGGGGGAGGCCCGATGGACGAAGCGACGGAGATCGTGCCGCTGGGGCTCCACGACGAGGCGGTGGCGGAGGGGATCGGCCTCTGCCGATCGACGCAACGCCGGCCGGTCCGGGCGAATCGGCACGCCCACGCCTTCCACCAGCTCACCGTGGTGCTGTCCAGCCCCGGACACATCGAGTGGCACTTCGGCGAGGGCCGGGCCTACTCGGGCCGGCCGACGGCGGGCGACGTGGTGGTGGTGCCGGCCCTCGTCCCGACCCTGGTCCGATGGGACCGGCCGTTCGAGTCGGTCTCGGTCCGGCTCTCGACCGGGCTGCTCGATCGGGTCGCCGGGCGGGCGGGGCTGGGGACGGCCCGCCTGCGGCCGGCGGCGATGCGGCGTGACCCCTTCGCCGGGGAGGTCGCCCGCAAGCTCGCCGACGAGGCCGGGGGCGGCGGGCGGGCGCTGCTGGCGGAGTCGCTCGGGACCGCCCTGGCCGTCCACCTGCTGCGGGAGTACGCCGACGACGGCCCCGACCCGACCCCGGCCGATGCCGGGCTGGCGGGCGACGTGCTGCGGCGGGTGACAGATTACGTCGAGGGGCACCTCGACGGCGACCTGTCGCTCGCCCGGCTCGCCGCCGTCGCCGGCCTGAGCCCGTACCACTTCGCCCGCCGGTTCCGGGCCGCCGCCGGGACGACGCCCCACCAGTACGTCATCCGCCGCCGGGTCGATCGGGCCAGGGAGCTGCTGCAGGGCGGCTGCGACATCGCCCAGGCGGCGGCCCGAGTCGGCTTCTCGGGCCAGTCGCACCTGCACCACCACGTCCGTCGGCTGCTGGGCGTCACCCCCGGCCAGCTAGCCCGCCGCCCGCAGGCCGACGGGCGTCCTCGCTGAAGATCGCCCTGCTGGCGACGGCGGCGGCCACCGACCCCTCGGCGACCGCCGAGGCCACGCTCGGCACGCCGGCCTCGGAGGCGTCCCCGACGACGTAGAGGCCCTCCACCTCGGTCGCCCCCATCGGGTCGGCCCGGACCATCCCCGCCTTCGGCCCCTCCTCGTGCAGCGAGCACCCCAGCCGCTCGGCCAGGTCGGACGCCTGGCGGAGCCGGGCATGCACGAATAACACGTCCCGCTCCAGCCGACGGCCGCCTTCGAGGTGGATCGCCCGAAACTCCCCCGCATCCCCCTCCAGGCGGTCGATCCGGTCCTCGACGACCTCTACCGCATGGCCCTCCAGCCAGGTCCGGTGCTCGGGGGAAACCCCGGACGGGCCGTTCGTGAGGAGCGTCAGCCGCTCGGTCCAGCCCCGCAGGAGGGTGGCCATCTCGACGACGGCCTCGGGGGGCACGAGGAAGGCCCAGGGTCGGCCCCGGAACTCCCAGCCGTGGCAGTAGGGGCAGTGGATCACGGACCGGCCCCATAGCTCCCGCAGGCCGGGGATCTCCGGCAGCACGTCGGCCATCCCCGTGGCGAGGATGAGCTTGCGGCAGGCGACGGCCTCTCCGCCGTCGAGCGTGACCTCGAAGCCATCCTCGGTTTTGCGGGCATCGACGACCGCCCCCTCGTGGAACTCGACCCCATAGGGCCGGAGCTGCTCCCGGCCGATCCGACGCAGCTCGGCCGGCGGGGTGCCGTCCTGGGTGAGGAAGCCGTGGACGCCGGCCGCCGGGGCGTTGCGCCCCCGACCCGAGTCGCAGACCAGAACTCGCAGGCAGGCCCGCCCGAGCACGAGGGCGGCGCTCAGCCCGGCCGGGCCGCCGCCGACCACCACCACGTCGAAGGCCCGATTCGTCGCATGCACCGGCT carries:
- a CDS encoding heavy metal translocating P-type ATPase; protein product: MAIDPVCGMTVDESGGLVAERDGRTHYFCSEHCLRRFLADGEPAGHAPLDQHHDRREPAPEGRPVVYTCPMHPEIERDRPGPCPICGMALEPKSVGPGSAEDDSELRDMTRRFRVAVALTVPVVLLAMLPMLGVPTDRWGGTTAQLWLQLALTTPVVLWAGWPFFERGGRSVVTGHLNMFTLIALGTGAAYTYSLVAVLAPGLIPQAPRHHGRLEVYFESAAVIVTLVLLGQVLELRARRRTGGAIRELLSLAPPTARIVRDDEEKEVALEVVRHGDTLRVRPGEKIPVDGRLSEGRSAVDESMLTGEPMPVEKRPGDPLIGGTVNRTGSFLMEAEKVGRETVLSQIVAMVADAQRSRAPIQRLADLVAGYFVPAVVGIAVLTFLAWMIAAPDQPALAWALVNAVAVLIIACPCALGLATPMSIMVGVGRGAREGILIKDAEVLETLEKVDTVVVDKTGTLTEGRPSLTECEPAGGFSEADLLRLAAGVERNSEHPLARAVVEGAEGRGLAVPAVEGFDSVTGGGVVGRVEGREVRVGNRPLLAEAGIHNLGPLEERADALRRQGRTVVHVAVDGRFAGLLAVADPIKGTTAEAVRSLHDLGLRIIMLTGDDEATARTVAETLGIDEFRAGVRPEEKHDRVVALRSEGRRVVMAGDGINDAPALAAADVGIAMGTGIDVAIESAGVTLVRGDLRGIVKAVKLSRRTMRNIRQNLFFAFVYNALGVPVAAGVLYPISASLLLNPMLAAAAMSVSSVSVVGNALRLRRADLA
- a CDS encoding MerR family transcriptional regulator, encoding MEKPLTIGNVARRAGVGVETVRFYERQGLLHEPERRASGYRQYDEGVVDRLRFIRRAKELGFTLKEIAELLDLRHDPAATRSDVRERVRGKVEDIEAKVRDLLRIKDVLLALERTCHGHGPAEDCPILATIDRPDEATTTTGDPQGAAGGRGKRHAKSPS
- a CDS encoding ATP-dependent Clp protease ATP-binding subunit ClpX, which codes for MRPGVQLALLKMIEGAVANVPPSGGPKRPMEARIPSDTTNVLFIRGGAFVGLVEIISRRAGRRASSGFDLLDSALHDEATDPLHHVLPEGSEKFGLIFGYWGACRSCLRWTISPWKIWCESSRRRRTLSSDSAKRC
- a CDS encoding IS3 family transposase, which codes for MQNAAEVPPRRPVVFRRGDPGDRPARPRAGHGGRGLADDRLPQGSGVRTAGAGARAQEARAAGAGTDEELIGHIRRVLSESPFHGEGYRKVWARFGHRGIRTASERVRRLMREHHLQAPGGPATRAALRPTTASSSPRSRTRCGTPT
- a CDS encoding transcriptional regulator, which codes for MSRKDQAEGPDSGAGRFSYEGLDRVLHERARLGILASLAAHSGGLLFNDLKQLCALTDGNLSRHLAVLGEAGLVEVWKGASGPRPQTMYRLTPDGRRRFAEYISVLERVVADAQVEALPRAGRGRYPEGWSPA
- the ispH gene encoding 4-hydroxy-3-methylbut-2-enyl diphosphate reductase gives rise to the protein MDVIRAEEMGMCFGVRDALKVVDAIRDPSRVTIHGELVHNPVVTRRLAGAGFRQSPEGDREFPAPTPLVLITAHGVSDAERRRLEAAGKGLIDATCPLVRRVHEAARALEAEGRHVLLIGKPGHVEVRGVVEDLGRCDVIGAADQVRCYESRRLGIVCQTTMPPDVVDEACDRIRRLNPRADIRLVDTVCLPTRMRQRAMLDLLRRVDAVVVVGGRNSNNTRRLVDLCRQHRTPAHQVESASDLEPGWFAGVDTVGLTAGTSTLDESIDEVHRALERIGIMQQAGE
- a CDS encoding ABC transporter permease, translating into MVRRVGLGPVFAFEWLTASRRWQGYALRSSLVLLLLLGLAGVWLGSHGGSGDLSIGQWAEVGRGFYAVTSLILLGLVGLAAPAATAGAICLDKARGNLTLLFATDLSDAEIVLGKLAARLVPVLGLIACAAPVQALATLLGGVDPMVLFGATLVCLACAAFGCTLALTLSVWGQKTHEVLLATYALGILYLLAAPAWIALSPMLPGWARPAWLPGNLALLPYNPIVLVLAPLNAAPLVPIGLGAQARFCTLGLLTSALLAAAATWRMRAVVIRQACWEEAARRAGRRTWTRRGPIARLARLLPSPSLDGNPVLWREWHRRRPSRWSVAVWGTFGLLSGGFSLWAIVEAVDGGGPGPGEMSAVLNGLQVAAGLLLLSVSAATSLAEERQRGSLDVLLATPLSTRSIVLGKWWGAFRGVPPLAVLPTLVAAALTTHTGFAPGPVLIGGLVVAYGAALTSLGLTLATWLPRMDRAIGLTAGAYVVVTIAAVPAGMAFFGEGPGEAGPGVASASPFWGVGFSSALFGGKGGQGQEIGEHAGWLAFWIGAYGLVSLFLLLATLKTFNRCLGRIDDPSPDEGPCSRLARTPSATLPDARPVPDLDLRSRPADQPASDH
- a CDS encoding DUF6444 domain-containing protein, which produces MNPHPSIPESLWNTVPPQAQAAILAVIASLEKRVTDLEARLNQDSTASSRPPSSDPPSAKVKRRPPAPPTERKRGGRPGHKRHTGALAPPEQLRATFEVKPTHCGGCGSPLQGEDPEPVRHQVAEIPPIRPDVDEFRLHRMTCPGCGAMTRAGLPAGVPTGPFGPRLRAILAMFAGSCRLAKRPIPQPVSDLFGLDVSPGMISKPERQAAAVLAPVVAEVAAAIEAAPSPTSTRRRGPRPMRRRGSGSA
- a CDS encoding IS66 family transposase, yielding MDETSWPEANAKAWLWVGLADDLTAPTIADNRGAGVARSILGTDETKVVISDRFPSYDRIEQHLYCWSHLCRDFQAMIDRRDEGSAIGSELLGASNRLFHRWHTYRDGAIAWSMVLGYTRPIR
- a CDS encoding helix-turn-helix domain-containing protein, whose translation is MDEATEIVPLGLHDEAVAEGIGLCRSTQRRPVRANRHAHAFHQLTVVLSSPGHIEWHFGEGRAYSGRPTAGDVVVVPALVPTLVRWDRPFESVSVRLSTGLLDRVAGRAGLGTARLRPAAMRRDPFAGEVARKLADEAGGGGRALLAESLGTALAVHLLREYADDGPDPTPADAGLAGDVLRRVTDYVEGHLDGDLSLARLAAVAGLSPYHFARRFRAAAGTTPHQYVIRRRVDRARELLQGGCDIAQAAARVGFSGQSHLHHHVRRLLGVTPGQLARRPQADGRPR
- a CDS encoding NAD(P)/FAD-dependent oxidoreductase, with the translated sequence MTRRQAMAAAASAGVLLGRSTAEAKGDEPVHATNRAFDVVVVGGGPAGLSAALVLGRACLRVLVCDSGRGRNAPAAGVHGFLTQDGTPPAELRRIGREQLRPYGVEFHEGAVVDARKTEDGFEVTLDGGEAVACRKLILATGMADVLPEIPGLRELWGRSVIHCPYCHGWEFRGRPWAFLVPPEAVVEMATLLRGWTERLTLLTNGPSGVSPEHRTWLEGHAVEVVEDRIDRLEGDAGEFRAIHLEGGRRLERDVLFVHARLRQASDLAERLGCSLHEEGPKAGMVRADPMGATEVEGLYVVGDASEAGVPSVASAVAEGSVAAAVASRAIFSEDARRPAGGGLAGRG